A single window of Solanum dulcamara chromosome 5, daSolDulc1.2, whole genome shotgun sequence DNA harbors:
- the LOC129889088 gene encoding aspartate aminotransferase, chloroplastic, translating into MASTMFSLASVTPSPSISLQDDLKPKLKLGTSNQRAFPGKDFMKAKSNGRTTMTVAVNVSRFEGITMAPPDPILGVSEAFKADTNELKLNLGVGAYRTEDLQPYVLNVVKKAENLMLERGENKEYLPIEGLAAFNKVTAELLFGKDNPVLQQQRMATIQGLSGTGSLRIAAALIERYFPGSKVLISSPTWGNHKNIFNDARVPWSEYRYYDPKTVGLDFTGMIEDIKAAPEGSFILLHGCAHNPTGIDPTPEQWEKIADVIQEKNHIPFFDVAYQGFASGSLDEDASSVRLFAARGMELLVAQSYSKNLGLYGERIGAINVLCSSAEAATRVKSQLKRLARPMYSNPPIHGAKIVANVVGTPELFSEWNEEMEMMAGRIKSVRQKLYDSLSAKDKSGKDWSFILKQIGMFSFTGLNKAQSENMANKWHVYMTKDGRISLAGLSAAKCEYLADAIIDSYYNVS; encoded by the exons ATGGCTTCCACAATGTTCTCTCTAGCTTCTGTCACTCCTTCACCTTCAATTTCCTTGCAAGATGATCTCAAG CCAAAGCTGAAGCTAGGGACTTCTAACCAAAGGGCCTTCCCCGGGAAGGATTTCATGAAGGCAAAG TCAAATGGTCGGACTACTATGACTGTTGCTGTTAACGTCTCTCGATTTGAGGGAATAACAATGGCTCCCCCTGACCCCATTCTTGGAGTCTCTGAAGCATTCAAGGCTGATACAAATGAACTGAAGCTTAACCTTGGAGTTGGAGCTTACCGCACGGAGGATCTTCAACCATATGTCCTCAATGTTGTTAAGAAA GCGGAGAACCTTATGCTGGAGAGAGGAGAAAACAAAGAG TATCTTCCAATAGAAGGTTTGGCTGCATTCAACAAAGTCACAGCAGAGTTATTGTTTGGAAAAGATAACCCAGTGCTTCAGCAACAAAGg ATGGCTACGATTCAAGGTCTATCAGGAACTGGGTCATTGCGTATTGCTGCAGCACTGATAGAGCGTTACTTTCCTGGCTCTAAGGTTTTGATATCATCTCCAACATGGG GAAATCATAAAAACATTTTCAATGATGCCAGAGTGCCTTGGTCTGAATATCGATATTATGATCCCAAAACAGTTGGCCTTGACTTTACTGGGATGATAGAAGATATAAAG GCTGCCCCAGAAGGATCATTTATCTTGCTTCACGGCTGTGCACACAACCCAACTGGTATTGATCCCACACCTGAGCAATGGGAAAAGATTGCTGATGTAATTCAGGAGAAGAACCACATTCCATTTTTTGATGTTGCCTACCAG GGATTTGCAAGTGGCAGCCTTGACGAAGATGCCTCATCTGTGAGATTGTTTGCTGCACGTGGTATGGAGCTTTTGGTTGCTCAATCATATAGTAAAAATCTAGGTCTCTATGGAGAAAGGATTGGGGCTATTAATGTTCTTTGCTCATCTGCTGAGGCAGCGACAAG GGTGAAAAGCCAGCTAAAAAGGCTTGCTCGACCAATGTACTCCAATCCTCCCATTCACGGTGCTAAAATTGTTGCCAATGTCGTTGGAACTCCAGAGCTCTTCAGCGAATGGAACGAAGAGATGGAAATGATGGCAGGAAGGATAAAGAGTGTGAGACAGAAGCTATATGATAGCCTTTCTGCCAAGGATAAGAGTGGAAAGGACTGGTCATTCATTCTGAAGCAGATTGGAATGTTTTCCTTCACAGGTCTCAACAAAGCTCAG AGCGAGAACATGGCCAATAAATGGCATGTGTATATGACAAAAGATGGGAGGATATCGTTGGCTGGATTGTCGGCTGCTAAATGTGAATATCTTGCTGATGCCATCATTGACTCATACTACAATGTGAGCTAA
- the LOC129889089 gene encoding uncharacterized protein LOC129889089: protein MAGVALLLQPQDILKQHVSYRRPMRSRRNSTSKPLPNPNPNPNPKNNRRKRSPQNNGSPNFSTSPPTTKNIHLVMGEVKILKRGEVLTNNVSLKVKENKLAAGDAVEGFVLSTTDRLGPQPDMVPKRMAIADFYAGSAFVSSPPPSSLPVPAFFKKRSEDNHDATSDLRRLLRLDLS, encoded by the coding sequence ATGGCCGGAGTTGCCCTTCTTCTTCAACCACAAGATATTCTCAAACAGCACGTTAGTTATCGTCGACCTATGAGATCTCGGCGAAATTCCACTTCTAAACCTCTACCTAACCCTAACCCTAACCCTAACCCTAAGAACAACAGAAGAAAGCGAAGTCCACAAAATAATGGATCGCCTAACTTTTCGACTTCTCCCCCTACTACTAAAAATATCCATCTGGTGATGGGCGAGGTCAAGATTCTGAAGCGCGGTGAAGTGTTGACCAATAACGTCTCCTTGAAGGTAAAGGAAAACAAGCTTGCCGCTGGTGATGCTGTTGAAGGTTTTGTGTTGTCCACTACAGATCGGCTGGGTCCACAGCCGGATATGGTGCCCAAGAGGATGGCGATTGCTGATTTCTATGCAGGATCGGCTTTCGTCTCCTCGCCGCCACCGAGCTCTTTGCCCGTGCCGGCTTTTTTCAAGAAGAGAAGTGAGGATAACCACGACGCTACAAGTGACTTGAGGCGTCTTCTCAGGCTCGATCTGTCATGA